Genomic segment of Limnohabitans sp. INBF002:
ACCACATCGCCCGTTGTGACGGCCCAGTTAAAGCCGACGTTTGTAAGACCCGAGGCAGCCATGAGCCACCAAAGTTGCGGGTGTTGTTTGAAGTATCGCCAGCTTGACGGGTTAATGAAGATCAGTACCACCGTGGCCAAGATAAACACCGCGGCGGTGGTCCATAAGGGGTGAAGTCCGTCGGTGTCGAGTTGGCGCAGTGGCCACCAAGACAGGCCCCACACCAAAGCGTTGAGGGCCAATGCCAACACGGCCAGCAGGGGGCGTGTGGTCAAAACTTAACCGTGCAAGTCGTCGTTGCGCGCGATGTGCATCAAACGTGCAAGTTCTTCACGGTGGTGTTTGTGGTTGTGTTCGTGCCACAACTTGATGAGCCACATCACATAACCCACCAACGCGCCGAAGGCGGTGATGGCACCAAAGGCGCTGAGCCCCATGCCCGTGCTGAAGGTGTACAAAAAGCCGAGGCCCAAGATACACAGTTGTTCGTTCAGGTTTTGCACGGCGATGGAACGGCCCGCACCCATGAGGTTGTGACCTCGGTGTTGCAACAAGGCATTCATCGGCACCACCAAAAAGCCGCCCAAGCCCCCCAAGACAATGAGGAAGGGCACAGCCAGCCAGAGGTTGTCGATGAAGTTCATCGCCACCACAAAGCAGCCCATGGCAATGCCCAAAGGCATGAGGCGGGTCGCGTGGTCGAGCCGCATCTTCATGGACGCCACCACTGCGCCCACGGCGGTGCCGATGGCCACCACACCCACCAAGCTAGAGGCTTGTGTGGTGGTGTAGCCCAAAGCGGCAGCGCTCCAAGCCAGCACGATGTAGCGCAGATTGCCGCTCACGCCCCAGAACAAGGTGGTGGTGGCCAAAGAAATTTGGCCCAGCTTGTCGTGCCACAAGCGTTGGTTGCAATGCCAGAAGTCGGGCACCAGCGCCAAGAGGTTGCGCGCCATGGTTTTTTCGGAGTCCAGGCGCATCGGAATCAACGCCGCGCCGGTGTAAGGAATGCGCTTGTTGAAC
This window contains:
- the lplT gene encoding lysophospholipid transporter LplT gives rise to the protein MKRGFYTIMSAQFFSSLADNALFVTAVELLKSDGAAEWQRAALVPMFALFYVVLAPFVGAFADSRPKGEVMLMSNTIKVVGCLMMLFGVHPLLAYAVVGLGAAAYSPAKYGILTELLPASQLVKANGWIEGLTITSIILGVLLGGQLVGPNLSAWLLSFDLPFVTTGVDTSAEAAICLLIPLYALAAWFNKRIPYTGAALIPMRLDSEKTMARNLLALVPDFWHCNQRLWHDKLGQISLATTTLFWGVSGNLRYIVLAWSAAALGYTTTQASSLVGVVAIGTAVGAVVASMKMRLDHATRLMPLGIAMGCFVVAMNFIDNLWLAVPFLIVLGGLGGFLVVPMNALLQHRGHNLMGAGRSIAVQNLNEQLCILGLGFLYTFSTGMGLSAFGAITAFGALVGYVMWLIKLWHEHNHKHHREELARLMHIARNDDLHG